A region of the Chryseobacterium gotjawalense genome:
ATATAATTTTAGAAACGGACCAAAAAACTGCGGTTATCACAATTAACCGTCCACAAAGTTTAAATGCACTCAATGCAAAAACCATTCTGGAATTGAGCCAGGCTTTAGACGAAGTTTCTGCCGACTCCCAATACAGAGCCGTGATCATCACCGGCAGCGGTGAAAAATCTTTTGTTGCAGGAGCCGACATCAAAGAGTTTTCTGATTTCGGAACTGCCGCTGCTGAAGATTTGTCCAGAAACGGGCAGCATATTCTTTTTAATAAAATCGAAAACCTCAACAAACCTGTTATCGCTGCGGTAAATGGTTTTGCCTTGGGTGGCGGTTTAGAATTAGCCATGGCCTGCCACATTCGGTATGCTTCAGAAAACGCGCGGTTAGGATTGCCGGAAGTAACTTTAGGACTAATCCCGGGTTATGGAGGAACTCAGCGGTTACCAAAACTAGTCGGAAAAGGCCTGGCCAATGAATTAATTTTCTCCGCAAAGATGATTCCGGCACAACGGGCAAAAGAAATCGGTTTGGTTAACGAAGTTTTTAGTTTAGAAGAACTTTTACCAAAGACCAAAGAACTTGCAAATACCATCGCTCAGAATTCACCTATGGGAATTTCCAAAGCGATTGCTGCCGTCAATCAGTATGATACCGTCCAGGGTTTCGAAACTGAAATGAAATCGTTTGGTGAACTCTTTGAAAT
Encoded here:
- a CDS encoding enoyl-CoA hydratase/isomerase family protein, which codes for MSYENIILETDQKTAVITINRPQSLNALNAKTILELSQALDEVSADSQYRAVIITGSGEKSFVAGADIKEFSDFGTAAAEDLSRNGQHILFNKIENLNKPVIAAVNGFALGGGLELAMACHIRYASENARLGLPEVTLGLIPGYGGTQRLPKLVGKGLANELIFSAKMIPAQRAKEIGLVNEVFSLEELLPKTKELANTIAQNSPMGISKAIAAVNQYDTVQGFETEMKSFGELFEMEDKKEGVAAFLEKRKPSF